The Carassius auratus strain Wakin chromosome 7, ASM336829v1, whole genome shotgun sequence genome contains the following window.
tggtagcCTTTGTTATAGTGCCTGTAATatatacagataaataaataatacattattagtgtccacaccagtgttattttaatattgttgatATTCTACAATAGTGTAATAAATTTTGAATTGAACagctatttttattaatgcattttttttaaagttttagttaacCATAATAACTCTGATCCAGGCATGGGATAAAAGCATTTCATTGATCACTGAAAAAGATgagattatttattttgcaccatcagattccagattttcaaacagttgtatctcagccaaatattttctgatCATAACAAACCTTACATTAGaggaaagcttatttatccatttaaaattgataattattactggttttgtggcccagggtcacatatttggtttatatatattttctcaccAGCTGTATTTGTATGTATGGGTCAACATGGTTCTTCTTCACTGTATTGCAGGTGTGTGTTCTGATCTGCGGTACTGCGTGGGTTTCTGTCCCGGGGAGCGGTTCTTACGCATGTGGAACCTGGGATCCAGAATAAATGACCCAACACTCACATATAACGTGCACAAAGTACACAACGACGGCACAGCAGAGATCGTAACCATGCAGAGATATCCAAGGTACAAAGTCCTCTAAACAACTGGCAGACATATGGCCAGTCTATGGGCAGTTTATAACTGTAATCACAATGAGTCTGCACAAGATATTGTTTTATGACCAGAAGGTTTATAGCCATTTACGATGCATAATGTAACTATAATAGCGTCAGTTACTGCAATTGTTCTATAGACAACACCTAATAAAGTTTTACCATGGCAGTGTGATTTCTGCAACAGTGCAGAAATCTCTTCAGGTTTATTAATCGATACATCTGTGCTAACCTTACACATTTGaactaaattaatatttcttGTTCGACAGctagcatttttttaaaccatattttGAACCGAATGAATACAATTGTTTTCACACAGTTTATGCTTATTCTAAAGTATTTCaatgaatgcattttgaaaatgattatttaCATAACATCAAATAGATGCAAAGTTAATAATAAACTTTGCCTTGATTTTTTTTCGAGTTAGCCGTttcatatatgtaaaatattgatgACAAATATTCATCACATTACGTTTATTACTTTGTTAAAACTGTGTTATCCAAATGAATAGAAATagtatatgcaattcaaatacatcaaTCTAAATTGGTTAATATCCAAAAGCCAAGAATTGCATACAATATGTCTGtcactgaagaaaagaaagcTATTTTTGGTGGAAAGTTTGAAAAATTCCCTCTGAATCAGGTATGTAGTGTGTCAAAGCACCCGTCCCGGGACTGTGAGAATCTGGAATGTGGCACGGATGCGATTCAAGGGTCGTCCCGTGCAGGTGGAGCACGGCCTGTTCTCAAGTTCAGACATCGCTCTTGTGCAAGATCTCAAGCTCTATATCCTGTCTGACCGTGGTACCGCCAACTTCACAGATACACCTACATCCGTCTATCAGGTAAAGCTTTTACAGGGGACATATGTTTCTGCTGGTCTGAAACCCCTGTCCTAAGATCTGTCACCTGAAACTGAAGCTGAATGGGTAGTtgtttgacatttgagtatagttgtgtatatttatcaaccatgcattattaattaaaacatagGCTTCCAGTCGCTTTATTGGTGACTCAAAAGATGCATCTTCACAAGGATGAAGGACCATTGTGTTGTCcactaaaatactaaaacagaTCATTAGCTATTAATAATCAGTGTCATTTTTCAGTAGataaataaaatcagtaaaatgtaaataaatacataaaaaggggaaaaataaacaagaagtgttatttttaaaatatttatgtaatatagtatttgtaaatattttatataagcttctatttgtttttattgttattttttactattatatttaaattttgcatgatttttatttaagttttagtactttttattacataaacctaaaaaaagtttttactcaTCTATTAATTACACTTTATTCCATTTAACAAAACCGGTTTTTAatatatgcaattaaaaataacaacatatgaGGAAAGATTTCAGTTATGACTTGCAAGAATTAGTTTTGTACTAGAGTTATACATGACATTGTACTGCCCTGCAAACTGTTTCCCGTTGCTCCTTTTTTCTGTAGACATTGCTGGTGTATGATCTTCTTAAAAAGAGCTACATTAAGAAACAGACTGGACTCTTCATCGTGCCCTGTCCTCGACAAGACTATCGGCTCTTAGATGGGGAAGTACTGATGGGCCTTTCAGAAACACGGTAAGAGCTCACTTCCTCAATCAGCAGAAACGAAAGATTACTGTGTTGTTTAGTCTAGACTGAGTAATTCTAATTAGGGTGCATGGATATTGCATGTAGGGATCATCTGATACTGTGGGATCTGGAGTCTGGATACATTAAAGGACGTATCAAGACGTCCTACAAAGAAACCCTACTCTCCAGTATGGACAGAGATTCTCAGATTATGTCCTCAAAAGAAAAGAcaggtattaaaatgtaaatgatactTGACTTTACCATTACATTTATACAATGTCTCAGTCCAACATAGATCGTCATACCatattcaacataaaaaaaaaacatcctatgTCTAAACTTGTTACACAGGCCTAGTAATGCCATGGGACAGGCGCACCGAAACCCAGACGGCAAAAAGGAGGCGACAGGACCGTGAGGTGAAGAGAGAAAAAGATGAACAGCAGCGCCTCGAAAAAGAGAAATTCAACTCTGTAGACCAGTATCTCCTCAGCGGCGATGAGCGGGTAGAAAGAAAGTTGACCAATAAACAAAACCACTACTCTTTCCtgaattatgaaataataaaccatatgtgaactacgtggttgtgaACTGAACTGCAATGCATCGATTCAATCTTTGaatctctcaatctctctcacTTTTCTCTGTGTATCACTTAGGTGGTCATATGCTCATATTTTGCCCATCATCTCAACGTCTTCAGTGTGGTTTCTGAGGAGCATCTGCACACCCTGGAGGACCGCTGGTCCCATTTGAGCCTCCGTACTGCCGCGATCACTCACACTGGAGGGTACCTGGTGGTCTCCAACTACAGTGAGGCCCAACATGCTCCATACCTCACTGTTTGGGACACACAGCAGGGCAGAGTATGCAAATCTGTTTAAAAATGGCTAACAGTCatgttattattaatcaaaaagaaGTGGGCACATTGCTTACTTCAGGCACGACAGTTAAATCTTGACATTTAATAAGTATTACTTCATCTTCTCTGTATATCCAGTAAATTGTATGTTCCTTACATATGTAAAGGTGCGAAAGAGATTGAAAAATGAAGCTGGAATATGCTGCATTGCTGTAAGCGATGATGCCTGCAGAGTGGTTTTCGGCATTGCAGGATTCAACAAGtatgttccaaacctgttcacttatatcatagctttatatatatatatatatatatatatatatatatatatatatatatatatatatatatatatatatatatatatatacatatatacatacacacacacacaaacacactaaaggtcaaaagtttggaataattaataaaaatagtataatagttatttttttttagtgttttaaaatagtctcatgttcaccaaggctggctttttcttttctttttttttttttatcacaaatacagttaaactgtaatattgtgaaatattatttcaatttaaagaactgttttctgttttaatatatttaaaaatgacaatgtgTCAAATCTTAATCATTCCAAATTTTTGACCAGTATAGTACACAGATATGTATCtgtgttttatatacattaagCTTTTAAGAACATTGTTGCATTTatgttaaaaacttttttttataaaaatgtactttttatccCTCAAACTTAGGTTAAAAGTATGGGAGCCGTTCCGAAGGAAACATAAAACCATTTCTGGCTACGGAAGTTTAAATCTTAATTGGTCCAGCTTGCTCTTTATTACTGAAGGACAATCCAAGGCTATTTTATTATCAGGTACAGCAGACCTTTGCTTATACTTCACTTGTTCTAAGTGATATCAGTTTAATCTACAGTAGGTCAAGATTAAGAGATTAAGATTAAGAGACGGTGGTAATCTTTCAAGTTTAGCATGGGATGTGGTAGTGATGTCTTAGGGTCTTTGCACCTTCATAGTAAGTACTAAAATGAGAATTTATATGTGATGCATCGTTGAATCCTTTGAATTATTTGTTGAGCAGAAGCAGTGAGCATGTGGGACCTGGACAATGGTACGATGTTGTCTGTCTTCACACCTGACTCCAAGATCCAGACCATTTCTCTGCATGGACCTGACAACAGCACACTGCTTCTTGGCTTTAGTGACATGTCTACTCTAATCTCCATGACGGTCAGCAAACAAGATGCACACACAAAGTCCAGCGCTGCTTGTGGAAAAGACCTGTTTGGGGAATCCAGCAGTAGTGAAgacgaggaagaggaagaaacaAACAAGAACTGATAGGAAGAGCACTGGATGTGTACAGTATAATATAGGAATTCGGTCTGAAAGCAAATCAAGGGCTTTAAGATCTTTCACATTCACTTTGTCTTGTAGGATTCAAGAGATCATTTTAGTTGTACACTAGAATTGCAAAAGTATGTACCTTGTATCTTCAAGTCTAAGATGAGAAATGTACACTACGCATTACGATCAGTATTTTCAGTGCTTGTTTTTCCACATACTATGAATTTAGCAGAACTTCCTCACCTTTCCCTGGGAGTCATGAGACCAGAGGATATGATAAAACAAATCTCAGCAAGCATGTGTTGTCATGTTACATGATTTCAATGTATATTCAGGTGTATGTAGGCCTATATTAAACGATATAGATCTATTGGCATGTGTGAGCTTCGAAAATTAGTTGTTCTCCTTCTGTAACCTTTCATGCACAGCGAGTCAGATTTTCACTTCCTACATTTGTCACATGAtagatgagtaaaataaaatcaacttcCTGCTTAGATTAATTTGTAAGGTGTTTTTAACAACTGCACTTGCATTatcaatggaaataaaaaaaaagaactgatgACAACTGATAACTGATggttttcttttgtatttatttattttagggctTTCTTTCTTCATTTATAGGAAAGTATGTTTGACAAGAGGgggtgtaaataaataaaaaaatataaggctaCGACTCTTGTCTCATATGTCTatcaagcatatatatatattaagtgcaTGATATGAAAACGTTTTAATGATGGGATGGCGATATAAATGAAACCAAGTATGAACACTTGTAAACAAGATTTTCAATGCATACCTTTCAAAGATTATTGCCACGATAAGAATATCTCATAAAAGCAGTTCTTCTAGCCAAAATGTTCCAACGAGAAATATAGATATAACACTGACCAAATTCTAACATCTGTTAATTTTCGCTTTCTACAAATCTAACTCGGTCGCTGTATTGAATTTCTGGGACGCTGAATGCCTCACTAGAgatgtgattggccaaacacttCCTTCACTTTATATGTGGTTTTGTTTCAGGCAGAAAACTGCAGTGTGCGACAGGCTTTCAACGCCAGATACTCGTGCCACTTTAGAGCACACAATCCAGCAAGTTTTTTGTGTCAGGTACATCGGAATAAGGGCGAAAATGAAATACGAATTATTATTGATCGTGCTTTGCATGGCTGCAACAGGTAAAGCagattattttattgcattgatcgatttaaaatattcatttaccCTGTGTTCACCATTAGTTAAATACTGTGATAGAGATATGAACTCTGACACACCATATGGAAAGATTTAAGGGAACTTACTACATTATTGTACTATGACCGAAAAGGTGCGAACCAATTGGCCTAGAAAACCTTTTTTCAGCAATAAAGAAGAAGGGAAGTTGTGATAAGTGTAAGCTAAAATCAAAACCGCAGGTTTTACTCATAAGAACGACTTTCATTTTAAAAGACCGGAAAGAGATTTCTTATTTGGAATACTCGGAAAATACCGTACTTTCGATTCTATTTTTTAACTGAATACAGGCTGGTAAAACAACACTAGGCCTACTAAAACAAACCCTAAGATTAACCTTTAAATATCAGTTCGATTTTACTGTCAGTTCTACAAGCATCTAGGAGCACAACTACTTCCTTATTGCAGAAATCAGTCCGTTTTATCGCACCTTTTTGGACAAAGTACCTTGCCTGATTACAATCGTTTATCACAAGTCGGGAATCTTTCAACACTAATGGATTTTTTTCGGATAAGTTCTATTTTCATAAGTGTAGCTTCACAGGCGTACCTTTTTGGTGAACACGAACGTGAGAAACTTTCCCTAAACCAAAGAGAGAGTGTCAGTAACATTGTCAGCGCTCACATTTAATTTCTGCGGCTAATCTAACCATCAGACATCACGTGAAATCGGCTGAAGTAATTTATCACATTTCCCTGTTGGAAAATTTTGACTTGTGTAGCCTACACCTATGACAGGCTAAGGAGGAAGtgaataaatgcatgtaaatggcACTCCATGTTTTGTGTATAGTGTCTACTTTTTACtacttatagtttttttttcttatgtgaaaATTTGTTCTAATTGAGGATGTCACTTAaggttttgtcagatttagctcACATTTGGGGAAACATTTTCTCACATTCTCTGTCTGATCCTCCTCAGCTCTCACCTCAGGTGAATATAGTTTAGCTTCTGACCCGAGCCAGAACACAGCAACCAGCAAGCCGCCCACAACAACCAGCAAGCCGACCACAACAACCAGCAAGCCGACCACAACAACCAGCAAGCCGACCACAACAACTCTTGGTCCAAAAACCACAACTCCAATACCATCTCCAACGCCACCCACCAAACTGGTGGTGGGCCATTATAATTTTAGTTTAGATGGCAAACTATGTTCTATGATTGATTTGGCAATAGGGATCCATGTGAGGAATGGCACGGTAAGATGTTTTCTTTTGGAGTGACAGATCTACATCCATATATGATTCCTGCTTATATCTAAGAAACTTGAATCCTTCACACTGACTACTGCATGATTTTttcatattacatataaatattctTTATTCTGAAACGTGTGTTTCCTAGGTTAATGACACATTCATTGTTCAGCCACACAAAACCGCAGTCACTGGAGAATGTGGGGACAAAGCCTCTGTTATCACTTTAAGTTTCACTGAAGGCCAGTTTATCCTGAAATTTAGACATGTAAGTCTGTTTATGGATTTTCTAAATGTTCGTTACTTAAAATGATATGCTTCAAATGTGCCAACTGGCAACAAAATATTTCATAACACAACCTTTTTTTTATCTAGAAGATTTTCAAGGGTTTTGCATTCAAATTAGCCAGTTatcttttttgacaaaaaaaaaaaaaaaaagttaatgtgcCTTTCAGTACAACCTGAGTTTGTGTGGTTTAAAAAATGGGAACTTTGAGGCACATGAGGATGAATTATAAAAGACCTGTTAAATTATGTCTGATAAAAACCTGAGCTACCTCCCCAGCagcattttatcaaataaatctgACAGGGAGGTGTGTGTTTTCATCAGGTTGACTGTGGTAATGTGACTTGTTACTTAAGGGTCAGGTTTATTGATTATATTGTTGTGTACAATATTAAGGTATTAATATCATTTTGTGACGgacatatttgtattaaatttattctggttttcaacatttatttgttttgtaatgtatgCAATGGTTTTGGAATACATCATTGCTCTTATTCTATTGTGCTTGTGTATTCCAGTTTACATTCTAATGGTCTTTTCCTCTGACTTTCCAGAATGAGACGATAAAAAAGGTCTATGTGGAGCTTGTGGAGTACGACTTGACCTATGCCTTCAAAACAGGAGGTAAATGTTCTCGCTGTGTATGACTAGTGCTATTTGCCTTGTAAAACACCTACAACAACACACATCCTCCATTTATTCCCAAAGCTTTGGACTTTTTATTTGCATAGGTAAATGGAGTGTATCTAAATAAAGAATAATCTACTGAAGACAGAATTCTAACAACAGACAGAAAATCCTTTCAGAATGATATAAATTGCCAAGCCTCtgtaacacaaacaaacactaggCCATGTGGGTCAACCAGTCTGGCAGCAATAAATGTCACATTGCCGAGAAAGAATGAGGAAGTAGAAGTCTCATTTTGGACAGCGTAATAAAATGTCTTTCCCTCActtcattttgaattaaaaaatgattaattctTTGACCTTGCAAGACTGAGTCGTAGTGGAAGTGTTTGGTTATAATTTTGACTATTATTATCACAATTATGGGATTAAGAAAATGGAGAGACTTGGTTAATGTTTTCATCATGTTATGCACATCCATGCCAACTCTGATCCagttatttgtattgtttttcaaCAAAGAGTCAATTGAATACTCGGGGAAGAACGAATCTCTTGAGCTGTTTTCGGTGGAACCGGGTCACTCTTACTCCTGCCAGTCTGTGATGCTCAACATGGGAAGTGGTGTTAGTCTGGACctgacccataccaagtttcaAGCCTTCGTATTCAAAAACAATGAATTCGGACCATGTAAGTGTAGAGTGATTATGCTTCAATATCTTCAAGTACTCCATCCTTGTAGTGTTTTTCTTAAAGAACCTCTTCTTTATGTTACAAGCTAAATCAAGTCATGACTAATTGCCTTTTTATGCACTGTATACCTTATGTCCTACATACTTcataaaacttgtttttaaatattgtaacaaAAGGGTCATGGCAATGCAAAATAAAACCAGTTAGACCAGCCAGATGACTCTAAACAAATGGTACTAAGATTATGCCTTGCTTGTCATTAATTTCAAAGGCCATTTTATTtcctgcatatttatttttaaatgaaagtctGCTACTTTTTCATGAAACtcatgttattgttattttttattatttgacatgaCTTGTTAGATTTAAATgtcatgcaaattaaaaaaattatcttcaaCACAACTGAAAATGAGCAGTTGTAACAGACCAACTGCATATAAGTATTATGTATAGTTGTGGCCTgatggttagagatttggactcgTTATCCAAATTTTGCGAGTACGAGTCTCGGgttggcaggaattgtaggtttggggagtgaatgtacagcattctctccactttcaataccacgactgaggtccccacataaattgtgtgtgttccctgctgtgtgtgttcactgcatcCAGTTTGGATGATAGCAAACACGTTTGAAATCGTTTGTTAATTTTAGATTAACACATACACTGTGTCCAAAATTGAATAGTGTATAATACATACTACATTTGGTTTAAAAGTTGCTTTGTGACCATTTAGACAAACTACATCCGCCATGTTGTCACTGTAATGTGTCCCATtacatttgtaagtcgcttttggataaaagcgtctgctaaatgactaaacgtAATGTAACTGTCATTTGCATCGCTacactgccattcacaaatccaCTTCCGAGGCCTATTTCACTAGGAAAGTGTCCATCAGATGCATTGAATCTCTGAACTTATTGAATACTGTGAATTTAAAAATACTACTCATTTCACAtaccccgttttttttttttttttacctactatATTGTATGGAAGTGGGCATATTCAGAAACAGggaaattgttttaatttgtcaTGCATCCCCAAGCAATGATGCATGTTTCTGTGTGAGTTTGTTGACTTCAGAACGACTTGTAAGTCCTCAGATGCTTAGTGTACGATggccattttgttttctttgtcagCATTTACAAAGTCATAGCCAtatgatgcctagtgttttaaaatctgtccAGATTTGTAAACTCATGCAGTGTATACCAGCTTAAAATTTTTCAGCAACAAtattgacttaattttcatttcttACAGTGAGATACAAGTTAATTGTGCTCTATTTGTGTTTGTACAACAGCTGAACTATGCAAGGCTGATCAACCTAACTACCGCGTTGCCATCGCCGTGAGCATAATCCTCATCTTACTCATCATCATTGTAgtcatttttttcctcatcagAAAGAAACAGAGGACGGATGGCTACCAGTCACTGTAGAGGCCTACAAATTGAGATTTATGAGATGGCAATTCCAGTTTAAAGGAATCATAATGCTGTTAAACacttatgtcttaagtgaatgttAATTATGTATAATGATGAACATGGATGGCCTAGGATCTGTCCTAACAATGTGTACTATTCATGGACAGTATGTCACATCCTAACTCAAGTTGAAGTTGCCATCACAAGTTCTcatcactgtaagataaaaataGAACCAGACAAACAGTTGGCTTAGTGCATGCTTTATTGAGCCTGCATTTGCATACTAATTACCTTTTTTAAAGAACCTAACCTTATACTGGCATTACAAAAGGAAGTGCATTAATCTACTGTTACCATCTTAAATGAAAGTGCTCTTTTCTATAAGTGCTCTTCACTATCTGTTACACATCTAATACATTTTCTGTGATAggatgataagccatggtttctCTGATCAATATGCCCTTGTGCTTTATTCTTTCCAAAGGGGCCTTAAAACCTTTAAAAGGAAATTATTTTGCCTACATTGTGTAATTCATAGTAGAAAGGATTTTAAAAGCAGTTGTGTCCTACAGTTGTATTCATTCTgttctgttcaaatgttttacacatttttctttaaacatgAAGAGCTTTACTAAACTGTATTGTGATCTGAAGTTACATTTATGCACTGAATGCTGGGACTAATATGGAGTTTtggttacaaataaaaaaatgtatttgttcaacaaccagtgattgtgattatttgatatttaatatgcAGCACTAAAGAGAAATATAGTCAACAAGGCATTATCATGGGGACAGGTTTAAATTGGGTTCTGTTGTCTCTCTAACCTTGCACATCGTTGTTGTGTTATGTGAAAAGCAGTTCActtgcattaaatttatttatttggattaccTTGTGTACAAGGGGAACCAACGAAAATTGGAGGTTTTTTGTTTGTATGACTGAGTTCACGAGTTCTGTGGTGCTATCCCAAGCGTGTGAGTGCTCCAAAACACAAGCATGGAAGCCATGCAAAAGCAGAAAAGCAAGGGATTATagaatatcattttttttcactTCTCAATAAATATAAGTGAAATGTATTAGTACGTAAACTAACTTTTAAGCCATTTATAATCATATTTAGGCCTATTGTTATGAAGAATtgcttattaaaatatgtttgttgCTAAAAGCCACATTGTGTGACTGAGTGGGATTGATacagtgatgtcacacatgcAGCCACTATCAACCTTCTTTTGCAAGTTACAAATCGCCTCGCCTGCTTATACGTTTAAAATGACGTCATATGTTATgaaatttatttagatttttaattaaaataacatttgctaGCATTTATTTACTAGCATTTATTTAGGCTACTTGGTTGagtgtataataaaaaaattacacacacacacacacacacacacacatatatatatatatatatatatgtatatgtatgtatgtatagtttaatcgatttcttataaataaataaacacataagcaACATAGATCAAAAGAAAGATATCccctaaaatatgtttttgattttaataatgatgCACGTCTTGAGAGAATCAAATTGACTTGTAATAGAGGAGTGG
Protein-coding sequences here:
- the cd68 gene encoding macrosialin, encoding MWFCFRQKTAVCDRLSTPDTRATLEHTIQQVFCVRYIGIRAKMKYELLLIVLCMAATALTSGEYSLASDPSQNTATSKPPTTTSKPTTTTSKPTTTTSKPTTTTLGPKTTTPIPSPTPPTKLVVGHYNFSLDGKLCSMIDLAIGIHVRNGTVNDTFIVQPHKTAVTGECGDKASVITLSFTEGQFILKFRHNETIKKVYVELVEYDLTYAFKTGESIEYSGKNESLELFSVEPGHSYSCQSVMLNMGSGVSLDLTHTKFQAFVFKNNEFGPSELCKADQPNYRVAIAVSIILILLIIIVVIFFLIRKKQRTDGYQSL